One window of Pieris napi chromosome 1, ilPieNapi1.2, whole genome shotgun sequence genomic DNA carries:
- the LOC125053312 gene encoding protein Fer3-like produces MSYGSETPHIWSSSSGSEVSPYGPLWDAPPAPVPYPDILAFPPADLVWSAAGCGRGPRSTSGGKKVRRRVASVAQRRAANIRERRRMFNLNEAFDKLRRKVPTFAYEKRLSRIETLRLAITYISFMCELLHGSPQPHHTTHPTLHSRQIFENDVPWCA; encoded by the exons ATGTCCTACGGCAGTGAGACGCCGCACATTTGGAGTAGCTCGTCT GGTAGCGAGGTCTCCCCATACGGCCCTTTGTGGGACGCTCCACCAGCGCCCGTACCATATCCAGACATCCTGGCGTTTCCACCTGCCGACCTAG tATGGTCGGCGGCAGGCTGTGGAAGGGGACCTCGGTCGACTTCAGGCGGAAAAAAGGTCCGCCGTCGGGTCGCATCTGTCGCACAGCGGCGCGCCGCAAATATTCGAGAACGTAGACGAATGTTCAATCTCAATGAAGCGTTTGACAAGCTAAGACGAAAG GTACCAACTTTCGCGTACGAGAAACGCCTTTCCCGCATCGAGACACTGCGCCTAGCTATAACCTACATCAGTTTCATGTGTGAGCTACTTCATGGATCACCACAACCTCATCACACCACCCACCCCACATTACATTCAAGACAAATCTTCGAGAACGATGTACCGTGGTGCGCATAA
- the LOC125054636 gene encoding CXXC-type zinc finger protein 1-like isoform X1, producing MSMKKYKQSKADIAKQFDLPERQSKITSLLNQAGQAYCICRSSDSSRFMIACDACEEWYHGDCINISEKEAKYIKNYFCDRCREEDPSLKTKFRPQKRENDGDSGRDEGRKKKKEKEYSENKTSKRPAKDGCGDCPGCLQLNDCGHCDACEDMYKYGGSNKLKLKCRKRQCVKAKKSSRVSSSNRIKKKHHEREVYEPEESIAHLQTSEPRHCYGPQCTRAAQYGSKYCSPQCGMRLATARIYQVLPQRIQEWSLSSCVAEQHNRKALEVVRSGLAKAQAALRALDKQHTELDTLLERAKHATIQHSDEKELDDETSMYCVTCGHEIHSRTAVKHMEKCFVKYEAQASFGSRHRTRIDGQSMFCDYYNASNGTYCKRLRVMCPEHFKDPKVIDTDVCGCPLVKNVFDPTGEFCRAPKKSCLRHYQWEKLRRAEIDMERVRQWLRLDELVEQERSIRLAMASRAGVLGLMLHSTYNHEMVERITKANENGKLKESS from the exons ATGAGTATGAAGAAATATAAACAAAGT AAAGCAGATATTGCGAAACAATTTGACTTACCCGAGCGCCAGTCGAAGATTAccagtttattaaatcaagCTGGGCAAGCATATTGTATATGTCGTTCTTCGGACAGCTCGAGATTTATGAT AGCATGTGATGCCTGTGAGGAATGGTATCATGgagattgtattaatatatctGAAAAAGAAGCTAAATACATCAAGAACTATTTTTGTGATCGGTGTCGAGAGGAGGATCCAAGCCTTAAAACTAAATTCAGACCACAGAAAAGAGAAAATGATGGAGATTCAG GTCGAGATGAGGGtagaaagaagaaaaaagaaaaagagtattccgaaaataaaacttctaaaagACCAGCAAAGGATGGCTGTGGAGACTGCCCTGGATGCTTACAGCTAAATGATTGTGGACA tTGTGATGCATGTGAAGATATGTACAAATATGGTGGTAGCAACAAGCTGAAGCTCAAATGTCGAAAAAGGCAGTGTGTTAAGGCTAAGAAAAGCTCCCGAGTTTctag CAGTAACcgtataaaaaagaaacatcaCGAACGCGAAGTGTATGAGCCGGAGGAGTCCATTGCTCATCTCCAAACATCTGAGCCTCGGCACTGCTATGGCCCTCAATGCACAAGAGCTGCTCAATATGGTTCGAAGTACTGCTCACCTCAATGTGGTATGCGTCTGGCTACAGCAAGGATATATCAG GTGCTTCCTCAACGCATACAAGAATGGTCTCTATCGAGCTGTGTCGCTGAACAGCACAATCGTAAAGCGCTTGAAGTGGTCCGTAGCGGGTTGGCTAAAGCGCAGGCAGCGCTTAGAGCGTTGGACAAGCAACATACTGAATTGGATACTTTGCTAGAAAGGGCTAAACACGCTACTATACAGCATAGTGATGAAAAG GAACTAGACGATGAAACATCGATGTACTGTGTGACCTGTGGTCACGAAATCCATTCCCGTACAGCGGTCAAACATATGGAGAAGTGCTTCGTCAAATATGAGGCGCAAGCATCATTTGGAAGTCGCCACCGCACCAGGATTGATGGGCAGAGCATGTTCTGTGATTATTACAATGCTTCTAACGGGACTTACTGTAAGCGGCTACGG GTGATGTGTCCAGAACACTTCAAAGACCCCAAAGTGATCGATACAGATGTGTGTGGATGTCCCCTGGTTAAGAACGTGTTTGACCCCACAGGGGAGTTCTGTAGGGCTCCAAAGAAGTCCTGTCTTAGGCATTATCAGTGGGAGAAACTGCGGAGGGCCGAAATTGATATGGAGAGAGTTCGACAGTGGTTGAGATTGGATGAACTGGTGGAACAGGAGAGGAGCATTCGACTGGCTATGGCCTCTAG AGCTGGTGTCTTAGGGCTAATGCTGCATTCGACGTACAACCACGAAATGGTGGAACGTATCACAAAGGCCAACGAAAATGGAAAACTGAAGGAAAGCTCCTGA
- the LOC125054636 gene encoding CXXC-type zinc finger protein 1-like isoform X2, whose product MSMKKYKQSKADIAKQFDLPERQSKITSLLNQAGQAYCICRSSDSSRFMIACDACEEWYHGDCINISEKEAKYIKNYFCDRCREEDPSLKTKFRPQKRENDGDSGRDEGRKKKKEKEYSENKTSKRPAKDGCGDCPGCLQLNDCGHCDACEDMYKYGGSNKLKLKCRKRQCVKAKKSSRVSSNRIKKKHHEREVYEPEESIAHLQTSEPRHCYGPQCTRAAQYGSKYCSPQCGMRLATARIYQVLPQRIQEWSLSSCVAEQHNRKALEVVRSGLAKAQAALRALDKQHTELDTLLERAKHATIQHSDEKELDDETSMYCVTCGHEIHSRTAVKHMEKCFVKYEAQASFGSRHRTRIDGQSMFCDYYNASNGTYCKRLRVMCPEHFKDPKVIDTDVCGCPLVKNVFDPTGEFCRAPKKSCLRHYQWEKLRRAEIDMERVRQWLRLDELVEQERSIRLAMASRAGVLGLMLHSTYNHEMVERITKANENGKLKESS is encoded by the exons ATGAGTATGAAGAAATATAAACAAAGT AAAGCAGATATTGCGAAACAATTTGACTTACCCGAGCGCCAGTCGAAGATTAccagtttattaaatcaagCTGGGCAAGCATATTGTATATGTCGTTCTTCGGACAGCTCGAGATTTATGAT AGCATGTGATGCCTGTGAGGAATGGTATCATGgagattgtattaatatatctGAAAAAGAAGCTAAATACATCAAGAACTATTTTTGTGATCGGTGTCGAGAGGAGGATCCAAGCCTTAAAACTAAATTCAGACCACAGAAAAGAGAAAATGATGGAGATTCAG GTCGAGATGAGGGtagaaagaagaaaaaagaaaaagagtattccgaaaataaaacttctaaaagACCAGCAAAGGATGGCTGTGGAGACTGCCCTGGATGCTTACAGCTAAATGATTGTGGACA tTGTGATGCATGTGAAGATATGTACAAATATGGTGGTAGCAACAAGCTGAAGCTCAAATGTCGAAAAAGGCAGTGTGTTAAGGCTAAGAAAAGCTCCCGAGTTTctag TAACcgtataaaaaagaaacatcaCGAACGCGAAGTGTATGAGCCGGAGGAGTCCATTGCTCATCTCCAAACATCTGAGCCTCGGCACTGCTATGGCCCTCAATGCACAAGAGCTGCTCAATATGGTTCGAAGTACTGCTCACCTCAATGTGGTATGCGTCTGGCTACAGCAAGGATATATCAG GTGCTTCCTCAACGCATACAAGAATGGTCTCTATCGAGCTGTGTCGCTGAACAGCACAATCGTAAAGCGCTTGAAGTGGTCCGTAGCGGGTTGGCTAAAGCGCAGGCAGCGCTTAGAGCGTTGGACAAGCAACATACTGAATTGGATACTTTGCTAGAAAGGGCTAAACACGCTACTATACAGCATAGTGATGAAAAG GAACTAGACGATGAAACATCGATGTACTGTGTGACCTGTGGTCACGAAATCCATTCCCGTACAGCGGTCAAACATATGGAGAAGTGCTTCGTCAAATATGAGGCGCAAGCATCATTTGGAAGTCGCCACCGCACCAGGATTGATGGGCAGAGCATGTTCTGTGATTATTACAATGCTTCTAACGGGACTTACTGTAAGCGGCTACGG GTGATGTGTCCAGAACACTTCAAAGACCCCAAAGTGATCGATACAGATGTGTGTGGATGTCCCCTGGTTAAGAACGTGTTTGACCCCACAGGGGAGTTCTGTAGGGCTCCAAAGAAGTCCTGTCTTAGGCATTATCAGTGGGAGAAACTGCGGAGGGCCGAAATTGATATGGAGAGAGTTCGACAGTGGTTGAGATTGGATGAACTGGTGGAACAGGAGAGGAGCATTCGACTGGCTATGGCCTCTAG AGCTGGTGTCTTAGGGCTAATGCTGCATTCGACGTACAACCACGAAATGGTGGAACGTATCACAAAGGCCAACGAAAATGGAAAACTGAAGGAAAGCTCCTGA
- the LOC125054660 gene encoding dynein axonemal assembly factor 10, which yields MEHQDTPQIITHIEHNLNHSIFDCKWIPCSAKFVVIGCLPNGSGTIEIFEITSGEVNKIKDIERPNSYKCGTFGASSDIERRLATGDFKGTLEIWDLEKTCQVYITKEHSDIINSIDGMGGNTMNCGAPEIVTGSRDGTVKVWDPRQRGKPVANMQPVKGETKRDCWAVAFGNSFNDAERIVVAGYDNGDLKMFDLRTMSLRWECNLRNGVCFVEFDRKDIPMNKLVATTLEGKFHVFDVRTQNPTKGFAQVLDNSTKSGTVWVSRHLPQNRDIFVTCAGNGQASLWKYEYPEQRFHVDGDGVAVGVPGKLKQLQRMVISSQPINALDWNRDHLGLAVATAYDQYVRVLVTTKLNLH from the exons ATGGAACATCAAGATACTCCTCAGATCATAACCCATATAGAACATAATCTTAATCACTCAATTTTTGACTGTAAGTGGATTCCTTGTTCAGCCAAGTTTGTTGTAATCGGATGTCTGCCCAATGGAAGCGGAACTAtagaaatatttgaaataacatCCGGTGAAGTGAATAAGATCAAAGATATAGAGCGTCCTAATTCATACAAATGTGGAACATTTGGAGCTAGTAGTGACATTGAGAGGAGACTTGCTACAGGCGATTTTAAAGGAACTTTGGAAATATG ggaCTTGGAAAAAACTTGCCAAGTTTATATAACTAAAGAGCATTcagatattattaattccaTTGATGGTATGGGCGGCAATACTATGAATTGTGGTGCACCAGAAATAGTCACTGGAAGTCGAGATG gtACAGTAAAAGTCTGGGATCCTCGCCAAAGGGGAAAACCAGTTGCAAACATGCAGCCAGTGAAAGGAGAAACTAAGAGAGACTGTTGGGCTGTAGCTTTTGGTAACTCCTTCAATGATGCTGAAAGAATTGTAGTAGCTGGCTATGATAATGGTGATCTTAAAATGTTTGACCTCCGAACCATGTCTTTAAGATGGGAATGCAACTTGAGAAATGGg gTTTGTTTTGTGGAATTTGATAGAAAAGACATACCCATGAATAAATTAGTTGCAACTACTCTAGAGGGCAAGTTTCATGTGTTTGATGTAAGAACTCAGAATCCTACAAAAGGATTTGCACag gTACTTGATAACTCAACAAAGAGTGGTACAGTGTGGGTATCACGACATTTGCCACAAAATCGCGATATATTTGTAACTTGTGCAGGAAATGGACAAGCTTCTCTATGGAAATA cgAGTACCCAGAGCAGCGTTTCCATGTGGATGGTGACGGGGTGGCTGTAGGCGTTCCTGGCAAATTAAAGCAACTCCAACGGATGGTCATCAGTTCTCAGCCAATAAATGCACTGGACTGGAATAGGGATCACCTAGGGTTAGCTGTTGCA